A single genomic interval of Pyruvatibacter sp. HU-CL02332 harbors:
- a CDS encoding acyl-CoA dehydrogenase family protein, which produces MYTYSDTSLVLQDKLRAFMDAHIYPNEKAYAEALAAAPNRFAALPLMDELKAKARAEGLWNLFVPPEFSQYSEHGGISNFEYAPLAEIMGRVIWAPEVFNCNAPDTGNMEVFMKYATPAQQEQWLKPLLAGEIRSSYAMTEPDVASSDATNIQFSIIREGDEWLLNGRKWFITNAMYERTQIFIVMGKSDPDNENRHKQQTQVLVPKDTPGITLVRPLSTLGYDDAPIGHAEIVFENVRVPADNVLLGEGRGFEIAQGRLGPGRMHHCMRLIGAGQRSLELACHRVLNRETFGRPLAKHQSVREEIAKSFSEIEMARLLVHRTAQSMDEKGAQESRDLIAATKTQVPIMMQTVIDRCMQMHGAGGLTEDYPMAEHYNYARWCRQADGPDQVHLMTLGKMVIERFGS; this is translated from the coding sequence ATGTACACTTACAGCGACACCTCTCTTGTTCTTCAGGACAAGCTGCGCGCGTTTATGGACGCGCATATCTATCCCAATGAAAAAGCCTATGCGGAGGCGCTGGCGGCAGCGCCCAACCGGTTTGCAGCCTTGCCGCTGATGGATGAGTTGAAGGCCAAGGCGCGGGCGGAAGGGCTGTGGAACCTGTTCGTGCCGCCTGAATTTTCTCAGTATTCGGAGCATGGGGGCATCAGCAATTTCGAGTATGCGCCGCTGGCCGAAATCATGGGGCGGGTCATCTGGGCCCCTGAAGTGTTCAACTGCAACGCGCCTGACACCGGCAACATGGAAGTCTTCATGAAATATGCGACGCCGGCGCAGCAGGAGCAGTGGCTGAAGCCGCTGCTCGCCGGTGAGATCCGGTCGTCCTATGCGATGACGGAACCGGATGTGGCGTCGAGTGATGCGACCAACATCCAGTTCTCGATCATCCGCGAGGGCGACGAGTGGCTGCTCAACGGGCGCAAGTGGTTCATCACCAATGCCATGTATGAGCGCACGCAGATATTCATCGTCATGGGCAAGTCTGATCCGGACAATGAAAACCGTCACAAGCAGCAGACGCAGGTGCTGGTGCCCAAGGACACGCCGGGCATCACGCTTGTGCGCCCGCTGTCCACGCTTGGGTATGACGACGCGCCCATAGGGCACGCTGAAATCGTATTCGAGAATGTGCGGGTGCCTGCGGACAATGTGCTGCTGGGCGAAGGGCGCGGCTTTGAGATTGCTCAGGGTCGCCTTGGGCCGGGACGGATGCATCACTGCATGCGGCTGATCGGCGCCGGGCAGCGGTCGCTGGAGCTGGCCTGCCACCGCGTTCTCAACCGTGAGACCTTCGGGCGTCCGCTGGCCAAGCATCAGTCCGTGCGCGAAGAGATTGCCAAGTCATTTTCAGAGATCGAGATGGCGCGGCTGCTGGTGCATCGCACTGCGCAGTCCATGGATGAGAAGGGCGCTCAGGAAAGCCGTGACCTGATTGCCGCCACCAAGACCCAGGTGCCGATCATGATGCAGACGGTGATTGACCGCTGCATGCAGATGCACGGGGCGGGCGGCCTGACGGAAGATTACCCCATGGCCGAGCACTACAATTATGCCCGCTGGT